In Oncorhynchus clarkii lewisi isolate Uvic-CL-2024 chromosome 16, UVic_Ocla_1.0, whole genome shotgun sequence, one genomic interval encodes:
- the LOC139368692 gene encoding rho guanine nucleotide exchange factor 10-like protein isoform X1: MASPPPPPPPTSVPMSNMASKMEEEEEGMKFDFDNSDEECSTTPANSVSTMAKGFEATVMAGLASKRNTMGPSSAQDPTVKPRLNGLPSAGKEDQSMHSLPHSNSSEMAGRRSPEGRSELGLSGDTEGSGRRNSIYEGKPPPILDVGGPGDAASPENENVSSPEGLQSPDGLACTDSPPSPTSPHNVMTDPTLRHDMTNSTSPDDIIMTSPEAIFRTSRPEVIYDDVPCESLLSPLEDDIYEDVQRPESHHGTNNGWSDSEFESYDEQSDSETKIPTVARSSSKLSQDMWRLKERCAKTKQDLAMRSCDFKVQMLMKAARNGTKDGLEKTKLAMMRKVSFLQKKETAEESDDDAGYLDVMVSEVKHPPPQLSPMPKGLSTQQIIRRHIVGSIVQSERSYVDSLKRILVEYQKPLLEPEARILSDKKVRPIFYRLREILQCHSMFQIALASRVAEWDLSEKIGDLFVASFSKSMVLDVYSDYVNNFTNAMALIKKACISKPAFLEFLKKKQVSSPDRITLYGLMVKPIQRFPQFILLLQDMLKNTPRAHPDRLPLQLALTELETLAERLNEQKRVADQVAEIQQLARSIGDRQLSKLLNSDQRQLILCEVLIETVYGEKGQVLKSKERKVFLLNDTLICANINVKGPPDISSLVPVGPKYTVKWSAPLLQTQVVEVGQESFQSKDTGKRPNVANVPGKVFLGPPRLYQELEELQHDLYVVENITLLVGTLQGTYQNLNTTVGQDWCLALQRLIHIKDEQIQCANKCRLRLAVPGKPDKSGRPVSFMVVFNTPSPLSKISWVNRLHLAKIAKREENTPGWVFAEDDGKTRHPFWCPLLACRLPIFSSKTQDQKLETALHNPVQCALLAFSAASTSLPQGYLWVASGGDRNHGQVEIFSLNRSMPRMVKSIQMGAPVLCLDHVMEPCPTEEEGEGEAAVKSTARTGNTICVGLQDGNIHVYGTVDTSTQCLLTFSNPDSCPVLCLKHSASFLFAGLGNGKVSVYARKSGEGLWDPESCRLVTVGSGPIRTLLTLENAVWASCANHVTVIQGSSLHTQSFDAHPEPLVSVSHMVRAGGGVWMAFSEGSSIRLFHTETLEHLQEINISTRSTFLSPGQQGSVRVTSLLICQGLLWVGTAQGIIVTLPVPKLEGIPKITGKGMTSLNAHCGPVDFLVVTSSTLSPDMLKRDSVCETADQANGGAGGGEGGEPRNELSQESLSQTDCSSPQGEPTKAKGMLLQYRLRSTTQLPGKLLTAEPDQSPCDAPPETPEHSPEDGSIYELSEDPEVWVRGQPPAREGRGKDKVTSAAVFSGGRGFRRLGEETIAANGDPDESTLMVWQLPLTVSP, translated from the exons ATGGCttctccaccccccccaccccctccaacCTCAG TGCCTATGTCCAACATGGCCTctaagatggaggaggaagaggaaggtatGAAGTTTGACTTTGACAACAGTGACGAAGAGTGCAGTACGACACCAGCGAACTCTGTCTCTACCATGGCCAAGGGCTTTGAAGCCACTGTGATGGCGGGACTTGCATCAAAAAGGAACACAATGGGCCCTAGTTCTGCCCAAGACCCAACAGTAAAGCCAAGGCTCAATGGATTGCCGTCTGCTGGAAAGGAGGACCAGAGCATGCACTCACTCCCTCATTCCAATAGCTCAG AGATGGCTGGAAGAAGGTCTCCTGAGGG CCGCTCTGAGCTGGGACTGTCAGGAGACACAGAGGGCTCTGGGAGAAGAAATAGCATTTATGAAG GGAAACCTCCCCCTATTCTTGATGTAGGAGGTCCAGGTGATGCAGCAAGTCCTGAAAATGAAAATGTGTCTAGTCCGGAGGGCCTGCAAAGTCCAGATGGTCTGGCCTGCACAGACAGCCCACCCAGCCCCACCAGTCCCCATAACGTCATGACCGATCCAACCCTCCGCCATGACATGACCAACTCGACCAGCCCTGATGACATCATCATGACTAGTCCAGAGGCCATCTTTAGGACCAGTCGTCCAGAGGTCATCTATGATGACGTGCCCTGTGAgagcctcctctctcctctggaaG ATGACATCTACGAGGACGTCCAGAGGCCAGAAAGCCATCATGGCACCAACAACGGCTGGAGCGACAGTGAGTTTGAGAGCTATGATGAGCAGTCAGACAGCGAGACCAAAATACCCACTGTTGCCCGAAGCAGTAGTAAG CTTTCTCAGGATATGTGGCGACTGAAAGAGCGCTGTGCCAAGACCAAGCAGGATCTGGCCATGCGCAGCTGTGACTTCAAG GTCCAGATGCTGATGAAAGCAGCGAGAAATGGCACCAAGGACGGACTGGAAAAGACAAAGTTAGCTATGATGCGTAAAGTCTCTTTCCTGCAGAAAAAAGAAACCGCGG AGGAGAGTGATGATGACGCTGGTTATCTGGACGTGATGGTGTCTGAAGTGAAGCACCCACCGCCCCAGCTGAGCCCTATGCCAAAGGGGCTTAGCACCCAACAGATTATCAGACGCCACATCGTTGGTTCCATTGTACAAAGTGAGAGGAGTTATGTGGACTCTCTCAAGAGAATCTTAGTG GAGTACCAGAAGCCCTTGCTTGAGCCAGAGGCCCGGATCCTGAGCGATAAGAAGGTGCGGCCCATATTTTACCGGCTGCGGGAGATCCTGCAGTGCCACTCAATGTTCCAAATCGCCCTGGCATCCCGTGTGGCCGAGTGGGACCTCAGTGAGAAGATCGGAGACCTCTTTGTGGCCTCG TTTTCCAAGTCAATGGTACTAGACGTGTACAGCGACTACGTCAACAACTTCACTAACGCCATGGCGCTCATCAAGAAAGCCTGCATTTCCAAGCCAGCTTTCCTGGAGTTTCTCAAG AAGAAGCAAGTGTCAAGTCCTGACAGAATCACTCTTTATGGCCTTATGGTTAAACCAATCCAGCGCTTCCCTCAGTTCATCCTGCTGCTACAG gaCATGCTGAAGAACACTCCCCGGGCCCACCCTGACCGCCTGCCCCTGCAGTTGGCCCTCACTGAGCTGGAGACATTGGCCGAGAGGCTGAACGAGCAGAAACGAGTCGCTGACCAGGTCGCTGAAATCCAGCAGCTGGCACGCAGCATTGGTGACCGTCAACTGAGCAAG CTCTTGAACTCAGACCAGAGGCAGCTGATACTGTGTGAGGTACTGATTGAGACAGTGTATGGGGAGAAAGGACAGGTCCTTAAGTCCAAGGAGCGCAAAGTTTTCCTGCTGAACGACACCCTCATCTGTGCAAACATCAACGTCAA GGGTCCCCCTGATATCAGCAGTCTAGTTCCCGTTGGTCCTAAATACACAGTGAAGTGGAGTGCCCCCTTGCTGCAGACGCAGGTAGTAGAGGTGGGACAGGAGAGCTTCCAGAGCAAAGATACTGGGAAACGGCCAAACGTTGCTAatgttccag GTAAAGTGTTCCTGGGCCCTCCCAGACTGTACCAGGAGCTGGAGGAGCTACAACACGACCTGTATGTGGTTGAAAACATCACCCTGCTGGTGGGGACTTTACAAGGCACCTACCAG AACCTGAACACAACAGTAGGGCAGGACTGGTGCCTTGCACTGCAGAGGCTCATCCACATCAAAGATGAACAGATCCAGTGTGCCAACAAGTGCCGCCTGCGGCTGGCTGTGCCAGGCAAGCCTGACAA ATCTGGACGACCGGTCAGTTTCATGGTGGTTTTCAACACTCCCAGTCCCCTCAGCAAGATCTCCTGGGTCAACCGTCTACACCTCGCCAAGATAGCCAAGA GGGAAGAGAACACGCCAGGCTGGGTGTTTGCAGAGGATGATGGGAAGACTAGACATCCATTTTGGTGTCCCCTGCTAGCCTGCCGACTTCCCATCTTCTCCTCCAAAACACAAGACCAAAAG CTGGAGACGGCCCTTCACAACCCGGTCCAATGTGCCCTGCTGGCATTCTCTGCAGCCAGCACCTCTCTGCCGCAGGGCTACCTTTGG GTGGCCAGTGGAGGTGACCGCAACCATGGTCAAGTGGAAATCTTCTCTCTGAACCGCTCCATGCCGCGCATGGTCAAGTCCATCCAGATGGGGGCGCCAGTCCTGTGTCTGGATCACGTGATGGAGCCTTGTCccacagaggaggaaggggagggggaggctgCTGTCAAGAGCACAGCCAGGACTGGCAACACCATCTGTGTAGGCCTGCAGGATGGCAA CATTCATGTGTACGGTACCGTGGACACTTCGACCCAGTGCCTGCTGACCTTCTCCAACCCAGACAGTTGTCCAGTTCTGTGCCTGAAACACTCTGCCTCCTTCCTGTTCGCTGGGCTGGGGAATGGAAAAGTGTCTGTTTATGCTCGGAAGAGTGGAG AGGGGCTGTGGGACCCTGAATCGTGCAGGCTGGTGACTGTGGGCAGTGGCCCCATCCGCACCCTCCTAACCCTAGAGAATGCTGTGTGGGCCAGCTGTGCCAACCACGTCACCGTCATCCAGGGCTCCAGCCTCCACACACAG AGTTTTGACGCGCACCCTGAGCCACTGGTCAGTGTGAGTCACATGGTGCGGGCGGGGGGAGGTGTGTGGATGGCCTTCTCCGAGGGCTCATCCATCCGCCTGTTCCACACGGAGACACTGGAGCACCTGCAGGAGATCAACATCTCCACACGCTCCACCTTCCTCAGCCCAG GGCAGCAGGGCAGCGTCCGGGTCACCAGCCTACTCATTTGCCAGGGGCTGCTGTGGGTGGGCACTGCCCAGGGCATCATCGTCACCCTGCCCGTGCCCAAACTGGAGGGTATCCCCAAAATAACAG GTAAAGGGATGACGTCTCTAAACGCTCACTGTGGCCCTGTGGATTTCCTTGTGGTCACCTCCAGCACCCTGTCCCCAGACATGCTCAAACGGGATTCTGTCTGCGAGACTGCCGACCAGGCCAATGGGGGagcgggaggaggagagggtggggagcCGAGGAATGAATTGTCCCAGGAGTCACTCTCGCAAACTGACTGCTCCTCCCCTCAGGGAGAGCCCACCAAGGCCAAAGGAATGCTGCTTCAGTATCGCCTCCGCTCAACCACCCAGCTGCCCGGCAAGCTGCTGACAGCCGAACCCGACCAGAGCCCATGTGACGCCCCACCGGAGACCCCGGAGCACAGCCCTGAGGACGGCTCTATCTACGAGCTGAGCGAGGACCCTGAGGTATGGGTACGGGGGCAGCCCCCGGCCAGGGAGGGGCGTGGGAAGGACAAGGTGACCTCGGCTGCCGTCTTCTCCGGAGGCAGGGGGTTCCGTCGACTTGGGGAGGAGACTATAGCAGCCAATGGGGACCCAGATGAAAGTACGCTCATGGTTTGGCAACTCCCACTAACAGTGAGTCCATGA
- the LOC139368692 gene encoding rho guanine nucleotide exchange factor 10-like protein isoform X2 produces the protein MASPPPPPPPTSVPMSNMASKMEEEEEGMKFDFDNSDEECSTTPANSVSTMAKGFEATVMAGLASKRNTMGPSSAQDPTVKPRLNGLPSAGKEDQSMHSLPHSNSSEMAGRRSPEGRSELGLSGDTEGSGRRNSIYEGKPPPILDVGGPGDAASPENENVSSPEGLQSPDGLACTDSPPSPTSPHNVMTDPTLRHDMTNSTSPDDIIMTSPEAIFRTSRPEVIYDDVPCESLLSPLEDDIYEDVQRPESHHGTNNGWSDSEFESYDEQSDSETKIPTVARSSSKVQMLMKAARNGTKDGLEKTKLAMMRKVSFLQKKETAEESDDDAGYLDVMVSEVKHPPPQLSPMPKGLSTQQIIRRHIVGSIVQSERSYVDSLKRILVEYQKPLLEPEARILSDKKVRPIFYRLREILQCHSMFQIALASRVAEWDLSEKIGDLFVASFSKSMVLDVYSDYVNNFTNAMALIKKACISKPAFLEFLKKKQVSSPDRITLYGLMVKPIQRFPQFILLLQDMLKNTPRAHPDRLPLQLALTELETLAERLNEQKRVADQVAEIQQLARSIGDRQLSKLLNSDQRQLILCEVLIETVYGEKGQVLKSKERKVFLLNDTLICANINVKGPPDISSLVPVGPKYTVKWSAPLLQTQVVEVGQESFQSKDTGKRPNVANVPGKVFLGPPRLYQELEELQHDLYVVENITLLVGTLQGTYQNLNTTVGQDWCLALQRLIHIKDEQIQCANKCRLRLAVPGKPDKSGRPVSFMVVFNTPSPLSKISWVNRLHLAKIAKREENTPGWVFAEDDGKTRHPFWCPLLACRLPIFSSKTQDQKLETALHNPVQCALLAFSAASTSLPQGYLWVASGGDRNHGQVEIFSLNRSMPRMVKSIQMGAPVLCLDHVMEPCPTEEEGEGEAAVKSTARTGNTICVGLQDGNIHVYGTVDTSTQCLLTFSNPDSCPVLCLKHSASFLFAGLGNGKVSVYARKSGEGLWDPESCRLVTVGSGPIRTLLTLENAVWASCANHVTVIQGSSLHTQSFDAHPEPLVSVSHMVRAGGGVWMAFSEGSSIRLFHTETLEHLQEINISTRSTFLSPGQQGSVRVTSLLICQGLLWVGTAQGIIVTLPVPKLEGIPKITGKGMTSLNAHCGPVDFLVVTSSTLSPDMLKRDSVCETADQANGGAGGGEGGEPRNELSQESLSQTDCSSPQGEPTKAKGMLLQYRLRSTTQLPGKLLTAEPDQSPCDAPPETPEHSPEDGSIYELSEDPEVWVRGQPPAREGRGKDKVTSAAVFSGGRGFRRLGEETIAANGDPDESTLMVWQLPLTVSP, from the exons ATGGCttctccaccccccccaccccctccaacCTCAG TGCCTATGTCCAACATGGCCTctaagatggaggaggaagaggaaggtatGAAGTTTGACTTTGACAACAGTGACGAAGAGTGCAGTACGACACCAGCGAACTCTGTCTCTACCATGGCCAAGGGCTTTGAAGCCACTGTGATGGCGGGACTTGCATCAAAAAGGAACACAATGGGCCCTAGTTCTGCCCAAGACCCAACAGTAAAGCCAAGGCTCAATGGATTGCCGTCTGCTGGAAAGGAGGACCAGAGCATGCACTCACTCCCTCATTCCAATAGCTCAG AGATGGCTGGAAGAAGGTCTCCTGAGGG CCGCTCTGAGCTGGGACTGTCAGGAGACACAGAGGGCTCTGGGAGAAGAAATAGCATTTATGAAG GGAAACCTCCCCCTATTCTTGATGTAGGAGGTCCAGGTGATGCAGCAAGTCCTGAAAATGAAAATGTGTCTAGTCCGGAGGGCCTGCAAAGTCCAGATGGTCTGGCCTGCACAGACAGCCCACCCAGCCCCACCAGTCCCCATAACGTCATGACCGATCCAACCCTCCGCCATGACATGACCAACTCGACCAGCCCTGATGACATCATCATGACTAGTCCAGAGGCCATCTTTAGGACCAGTCGTCCAGAGGTCATCTATGATGACGTGCCCTGTGAgagcctcctctctcctctggaaG ATGACATCTACGAGGACGTCCAGAGGCCAGAAAGCCATCATGGCACCAACAACGGCTGGAGCGACAGTGAGTTTGAGAGCTATGATGAGCAGTCAGACAGCGAGACCAAAATACCCACTGTTGCCCGAAGCAGTAGTAAG GTCCAGATGCTGATGAAAGCAGCGAGAAATGGCACCAAGGACGGACTGGAAAAGACAAAGTTAGCTATGATGCGTAAAGTCTCTTTCCTGCAGAAAAAAGAAACCGCGG AGGAGAGTGATGATGACGCTGGTTATCTGGACGTGATGGTGTCTGAAGTGAAGCACCCACCGCCCCAGCTGAGCCCTATGCCAAAGGGGCTTAGCACCCAACAGATTATCAGACGCCACATCGTTGGTTCCATTGTACAAAGTGAGAGGAGTTATGTGGACTCTCTCAAGAGAATCTTAGTG GAGTACCAGAAGCCCTTGCTTGAGCCAGAGGCCCGGATCCTGAGCGATAAGAAGGTGCGGCCCATATTTTACCGGCTGCGGGAGATCCTGCAGTGCCACTCAATGTTCCAAATCGCCCTGGCATCCCGTGTGGCCGAGTGGGACCTCAGTGAGAAGATCGGAGACCTCTTTGTGGCCTCG TTTTCCAAGTCAATGGTACTAGACGTGTACAGCGACTACGTCAACAACTTCACTAACGCCATGGCGCTCATCAAGAAAGCCTGCATTTCCAAGCCAGCTTTCCTGGAGTTTCTCAAG AAGAAGCAAGTGTCAAGTCCTGACAGAATCACTCTTTATGGCCTTATGGTTAAACCAATCCAGCGCTTCCCTCAGTTCATCCTGCTGCTACAG gaCATGCTGAAGAACACTCCCCGGGCCCACCCTGACCGCCTGCCCCTGCAGTTGGCCCTCACTGAGCTGGAGACATTGGCCGAGAGGCTGAACGAGCAGAAACGAGTCGCTGACCAGGTCGCTGAAATCCAGCAGCTGGCACGCAGCATTGGTGACCGTCAACTGAGCAAG CTCTTGAACTCAGACCAGAGGCAGCTGATACTGTGTGAGGTACTGATTGAGACAGTGTATGGGGAGAAAGGACAGGTCCTTAAGTCCAAGGAGCGCAAAGTTTTCCTGCTGAACGACACCCTCATCTGTGCAAACATCAACGTCAA GGGTCCCCCTGATATCAGCAGTCTAGTTCCCGTTGGTCCTAAATACACAGTGAAGTGGAGTGCCCCCTTGCTGCAGACGCAGGTAGTAGAGGTGGGACAGGAGAGCTTCCAGAGCAAAGATACTGGGAAACGGCCAAACGTTGCTAatgttccag GTAAAGTGTTCCTGGGCCCTCCCAGACTGTACCAGGAGCTGGAGGAGCTACAACACGACCTGTATGTGGTTGAAAACATCACCCTGCTGGTGGGGACTTTACAAGGCACCTACCAG AACCTGAACACAACAGTAGGGCAGGACTGGTGCCTTGCACTGCAGAGGCTCATCCACATCAAAGATGAACAGATCCAGTGTGCCAACAAGTGCCGCCTGCGGCTGGCTGTGCCAGGCAAGCCTGACAA ATCTGGACGACCGGTCAGTTTCATGGTGGTTTTCAACACTCCCAGTCCCCTCAGCAAGATCTCCTGGGTCAACCGTCTACACCTCGCCAAGATAGCCAAGA GGGAAGAGAACACGCCAGGCTGGGTGTTTGCAGAGGATGATGGGAAGACTAGACATCCATTTTGGTGTCCCCTGCTAGCCTGCCGACTTCCCATCTTCTCCTCCAAAACACAAGACCAAAAG CTGGAGACGGCCCTTCACAACCCGGTCCAATGTGCCCTGCTGGCATTCTCTGCAGCCAGCACCTCTCTGCCGCAGGGCTACCTTTGG GTGGCCAGTGGAGGTGACCGCAACCATGGTCAAGTGGAAATCTTCTCTCTGAACCGCTCCATGCCGCGCATGGTCAAGTCCATCCAGATGGGGGCGCCAGTCCTGTGTCTGGATCACGTGATGGAGCCTTGTCccacagaggaggaaggggagggggaggctgCTGTCAAGAGCACAGCCAGGACTGGCAACACCATCTGTGTAGGCCTGCAGGATGGCAA CATTCATGTGTACGGTACCGTGGACACTTCGACCCAGTGCCTGCTGACCTTCTCCAACCCAGACAGTTGTCCAGTTCTGTGCCTGAAACACTCTGCCTCCTTCCTGTTCGCTGGGCTGGGGAATGGAAAAGTGTCTGTTTATGCTCGGAAGAGTGGAG AGGGGCTGTGGGACCCTGAATCGTGCAGGCTGGTGACTGTGGGCAGTGGCCCCATCCGCACCCTCCTAACCCTAGAGAATGCTGTGTGGGCCAGCTGTGCCAACCACGTCACCGTCATCCAGGGCTCCAGCCTCCACACACAG AGTTTTGACGCGCACCCTGAGCCACTGGTCAGTGTGAGTCACATGGTGCGGGCGGGGGGAGGTGTGTGGATGGCCTTCTCCGAGGGCTCATCCATCCGCCTGTTCCACACGGAGACACTGGAGCACCTGCAGGAGATCAACATCTCCACACGCTCCACCTTCCTCAGCCCAG GGCAGCAGGGCAGCGTCCGGGTCACCAGCCTACTCATTTGCCAGGGGCTGCTGTGGGTGGGCACTGCCCAGGGCATCATCGTCACCCTGCCCGTGCCCAAACTGGAGGGTATCCCCAAAATAACAG GTAAAGGGATGACGTCTCTAAACGCTCACTGTGGCCCTGTGGATTTCCTTGTGGTCACCTCCAGCACCCTGTCCCCAGACATGCTCAAACGGGATTCTGTCTGCGAGACTGCCGACCAGGCCAATGGGGGagcgggaggaggagagggtggggagcCGAGGAATGAATTGTCCCAGGAGTCACTCTCGCAAACTGACTGCTCCTCCCCTCAGGGAGAGCCCACCAAGGCCAAAGGAATGCTGCTTCAGTATCGCCTCCGCTCAACCACCCAGCTGCCCGGCAAGCTGCTGACAGCCGAACCCGACCAGAGCCCATGTGACGCCCCACCGGAGACCCCGGAGCACAGCCCTGAGGACGGCTCTATCTACGAGCTGAGCGAGGACCCTGAGGTATGGGTACGGGGGCAGCCCCCGGCCAGGGAGGGGCGTGGGAAGGACAAGGTGACCTCGGCTGCCGTCTTCTCCGGAGGCAGGGGGTTCCGTCGACTTGGGGAGGAGACTATAGCAGCCAATGGGGACCCAGATGAAAGTACGCTCATGGTTTGGCAACTCCCACTAACAGTGAGTCCATGA